The following proteins come from a genomic window of Synechococcus sp. NB0720_010:
- the htpG gene encoding molecular chaperone HtpG, translating to MLQAEQGQIQIHTENIFPIIKKAVYSGHEVFLRELVSNGVDAISKRRMASMAGDCSEGAEGKISIRIDREAKTLTISDNGIGMTADEVKRYINQVAFSSAEDFLEKYKQESDAIIGHFGLGFYSSFMVAKQVELVTRSARGESEAVRWSCDGSPNFSLEAAERSEPGTDVILHLMEEEEEYIEPARIRTLITTYCDFMPVEVQLEGETVNKREAPWRKSPRELSDEDYIELYRYLYPFQGDPLLWVHLNTDYPYNLQGILYFPKSTGRADWEKGEIKLYCNQVFVSDSIKEVVPRYLLPLRGVIDSPDIPLNVSRSALQTDRRVRSIGNFVAKKVGDRLKELHRDEPKRYAEIWESLAPFIKIGAMEDEKFADQVAELVLFGTTAAAAEGDNADPIAAEGGKAFTTLGGYRSRLGSDNDKRILYCTDEAGQAGALALWKSQGAEVLLADTFIDTQFIPWLEYRHEELKFQRVDSELDDSLQEKDNEISDAEGKDSSEKLRDLFKAALSNDKVTVQVQALKGENAPAALILLPEQMRRMNDMGALMEQRLPGLPDHHVLLVNRKHRLVEGLIKLSAGSVITGAGSSPSQALADNLSRHLYEMARLAVGGLEPNELAGFQQRSCDLMGQLMERGL from the coding sequence GTGCTTCAGGCGGAACAGGGTCAAATCCAGATCCATACCGAGAACATCTTTCCGATCATCAAAAAGGCCGTCTACAGCGGCCACGAGGTGTTCCTGCGGGAACTGGTCAGCAATGGCGTCGATGCCATCAGCAAGCGCCGCATGGCGTCCATGGCTGGCGACTGCAGCGAGGGAGCGGAGGGGAAGATCAGCATCCGCATCGACCGCGAAGCCAAGACCCTCACCATTTCCGACAACGGCATCGGCATGACCGCCGATGAGGTCAAGCGCTACATCAACCAGGTGGCCTTCTCGAGCGCCGAGGACTTTCTCGAGAAGTACAAGCAAGAGTCCGACGCGATCATTGGCCACTTCGGACTGGGCTTCTACAGCAGCTTCATGGTCGCCAAGCAGGTGGAGCTGGTGACCCGCTCCGCCCGGGGAGAGTCCGAGGCCGTTCGCTGGAGCTGTGATGGCTCCCCGAACTTCAGCCTTGAAGCAGCCGAGCGCTCCGAGCCCGGCACGGACGTGATCCTCCATCTGATGGAGGAAGAGGAGGAATACATCGAGCCGGCTCGGATCCGGACGCTGATCACCACCTACTGCGACTTCATGCCAGTGGAGGTGCAGCTTGAAGGCGAGACCGTCAACAAACGCGAAGCCCCCTGGCGCAAGAGCCCTCGCGAGCTCAGCGATGAGGACTACATCGAGCTCTATCGCTATCTCTACCCCTTCCAGGGGGACCCCCTGCTCTGGGTGCACCTCAACACCGACTACCCCTACAACCTGCAGGGGATTCTTTATTTCCCCAAATCCACCGGCCGTGCGGACTGGGAAAAGGGCGAGATCAAGCTCTACTGCAACCAGGTCTTCGTCAGCGATTCGATCAAGGAGGTCGTCCCCCGCTACCTCCTGCCCCTGCGAGGTGTCATCGACTCACCGGACATTCCGCTGAACGTCAGCCGATCGGCTCTGCAAACCGACCGGCGGGTGCGCTCCATCGGCAACTTCGTCGCCAAGAAGGTCGGTGACCGCCTGAAGGAACTCCACCGGGACGAACCCAAGCGTTACGCCGAGATCTGGGAATCGCTGGCCCCCTTCATCAAGATCGGTGCCATGGAAGACGAGAAGTTCGCCGATCAGGTGGCCGAGCTCGTTCTCTTTGGCACCACCGCCGCTGCGGCCGAGGGAGACAACGCTGATCCGATCGCAGCTGAGGGGGGTAAGGCCTTCACGACCCTGGGGGGCTACCGCTCACGCCTTGGCAGCGACAACGACAAGCGCATCCTCTATTGCACCGATGAGGCCGGTCAGGCCGGCGCCCTCGCCCTCTGGAAGAGCCAGGGAGCTGAGGTGCTGTTGGCCGACACCTTCATCGACACCCAATTCATTCCCTGGCTGGAATACCGCCATGAGGAACTGAAGTTCCAGCGGGTCGACAGCGAACTGGATGACTCGCTTCAGGAGAAGGACAACGAGATCAGCGACGCCGAGGGCAAGGACAGCTCAGAGAAGTTGAGGGACCTCTTCAAGGCAGCGCTCTCCAACGACAAGGTCACGGTCCAGGTCCAGGCCCTCAAGGGTGAGAACGCCCCTGCGGCCCTGATTCTTCTGCCTGAGCAGATGCGCCGGATGAATGACATGGGCGCCTTGATGGAGCAGCGCCTCCCCGGTCTGCCAGACCATCACGTGCTGCTGGTCAACCGCAAGCACCGTCTGGTCGAGGGATTGATCAAGCTCTCGGCCGGTTCGGTCATCACCGGAGCGGGCTCCAGTCCTAGCCAGGCTTTGGCCGACAACCTCAGCCGCCATCTCTATGAAATGGCGCGACTGGCCGTCGGCGGACTCGAGCCCAATGAACTCGCCGGGTTCCAGCAACGCAGCTGCGATCTGATGGGGCAGCTGATGGAGCGCGGTCTCTAG
- the ggpS gene encoding glucosylglycerol-phosphate synthase, with amino-acid sequence MPSSFVLVYHRSPFDEVIEADGTRQWRDQKSPNGIIPTLRNLFRSHPSGTWIAWRENEDPAAEDETLTIEEPIAIRLRRIPLRQEQIGSFYHVTSKESIWPILHSFPSFFEVNNADWQTFREVNQRFAEAACNEAAPGASIWIHDYNLWLAPGFIRALRPDVKISFFHHTPFPSSDVFSILPWREEIVESLLCCDAVGFHIPRYAENFARAASSLLPVKKGPKALIADHFMPCGSALAQPDATPWLEHNGHRVKLVATPVGTSPDVIRSIRDSKPVQDLIKEIESNTKRGRTLILSASRVDYTKGNEELLRTFERLLERNEAIHGQVVLVLACVAANTGMKVYEDTQRGIEETVGRINGRFSKIDWVPIRLTTQRIPYEEMVAWFAASDICWITPLRDGLNLVAKEYAAARKGQGGSLVLSEFTGASVVMKGAVLTNPYSHRRMDEAIDLALSLSGEEQRERMASMAASVDQLSVDHWAKEQLEAIQ; translated from the coding sequence ATGCCGAGCTCCTTCGTCCTCGTCTATCACCGTTCCCCTTTTGACGAGGTGATCGAAGCGGACGGAACCAGGCAGTGGCGAGACCAGAAGAGCCCCAACGGCATCATCCCAACCCTCCGCAATCTGTTCCGCTCCCATCCTTCAGGCACCTGGATTGCCTGGCGAGAGAACGAGGATCCAGCGGCCGAAGATGAAACGCTGACGATCGAGGAGCCGATTGCCATTCGGCTCAGGCGGATTCCGCTGCGTCAGGAGCAGATCGGCAGTTTTTATCACGTCACATCCAAGGAATCGATCTGGCCGATCCTGCACAGCTTTCCCAGCTTTTTTGAGGTCAATAACGCGGACTGGCAGACCTTCAGGGAGGTCAATCAACGCTTTGCGGAGGCGGCCTGCAATGAAGCGGCCCCTGGGGCTTCCATTTGGATTCACGACTACAACCTCTGGCTAGCGCCAGGGTTCATCCGGGCCCTGCGCCCCGACGTCAAGATCAGCTTTTTCCATCACACGCCCTTCCCCAGCAGTGATGTCTTCAGCATCCTGCCTTGGAGGGAGGAGATCGTCGAAAGCCTGCTCTGCTGCGACGCTGTGGGCTTCCATATCCCGCGCTACGCCGAAAATTTCGCACGGGCGGCGTCCAGCTTGCTGCCGGTCAAGAAGGGACCGAAAGCGTTGATTGCCGACCATTTCATGCCCTGCGGCAGCGCCCTGGCCCAACCCGATGCAACCCCCTGGCTGGAGCACAACGGCCACCGCGTCAAGCTCGTGGCAACACCGGTCGGCACCAGTCCGGATGTGATTCGCTCCATCCGAGACTCCAAGCCAGTTCAAGATCTGATCAAGGAGATCGAAAGCAATACCAAACGCGGCCGCACGCTGATCCTTTCAGCGAGTCGCGTCGACTACACCAAGGGCAACGAAGAGCTCCTGCGGACATTTGAACGGCTCCTGGAGCGCAACGAGGCCATCCATGGCCAAGTGGTTTTGGTCTTGGCCTGTGTGGCAGCCAACACCGGCATGAAGGTCTATGAGGACACCCAACGGGGCATTGAAGAAACGGTCGGTCGCATCAACGGTCGTTTCAGCAAGATCGATTGGGTGCCCATCCGGTTGACCACCCAACGCATTCCCTATGAGGAAATGGTGGCCTGGTTTGCCGCATCGGACATCTGCTGGATCACGCCGCTTCGCGATGGTCTGAACCTGGTGGCCAAGGAATATGCGGCGGCACGCAAGGGCCAGGGCGGAAGCCTGGTCCTCTCTGAGTTCACCGGCGCATCGGTGGTGATGAAGGGTGCGGTACTCACCAACCCCTACTCCCATCGACGCATGGATGAGGCCATCGACCTGGCGCTCAGCCTCTCGGGCGAGGAGCAACGGGAGCGGATGGCGTCCATGGCCGCCTCGGTGGACCAGCTCAGCGTCGACCACTGGGCCAAGGAACAACTCGAGGCCATTCAGTAG
- a CDS encoding ABC transporter substrate-binding protein, giving the protein MGRRGWLVGLSCLLGSLLISLVLLAQPRKEPVSILMPAPFADATVELVEAFNREHPNIDLTVTRGPLETEAVSDLAISSLLLGNSPYDVLLMDVTWTPKYAKAGWLEPLDGWLGDDALSDLAPGAELGNAFDGHLWRFPLVADMGLLFWRTDLMDAPPRTPAELEAISASLQQEGRVRWGYVWQGRQYEGLSCTYLEVLRGFGGRWLRDGSPALDSPEAIAASQWLRSLVNRGVTPPSVANMAEPEALQAFESGDAAFMRNWPYAWAELNKPGSMLAGKVGITTMVSLPGEPHVATQGSWGLAVLSGSNHKQAAVEALQFLTSTAAQKELNLNWGYTPTRLSVFEDPELISANPVLPELQAALAAAVLRPVTPIYAQLSDLLYREVNTVIAGEIAAAPAMETLQRNSVQLERSTGGVQ; this is encoded by the coding sequence ATGGGACGGAGAGGTTGGCTGGTGGGACTGAGCTGTCTCTTGGGCAGCCTGCTCATCAGCCTTGTGCTCTTGGCCCAACCCCGCAAAGAGCCGGTTTCGATCCTGATGCCGGCTCCCTTCGCGGATGCCACGGTTGAACTTGTCGAGGCCTTCAACCGCGAGCACCCCAACATTGACTTGACGGTGACCCGGGGACCCCTGGAAACAGAGGCCGTCTCAGACCTGGCCATCAGCAGCCTCTTGCTTGGCAACAGTCCCTACGACGTCCTCCTCATGGACGTCACCTGGACGCCGAAATACGCCAAGGCCGGCTGGCTCGAACCCCTCGATGGCTGGCTCGGAGACGATGCCCTGAGCGATCTCGCCCCAGGAGCTGAGCTTGGCAATGCCTTTGATGGCCACCTCTGGCGCTTCCCCCTGGTGGCTGACATGGGTCTGCTGTTCTGGCGCACCGACCTCATGGACGCACCTCCCAGAACACCCGCCGAGCTGGAAGCCATTAGCGCCTCACTGCAACAAGAAGGTCGGGTGCGCTGGGGCTATGTCTGGCAAGGCCGCCAATACGAGGGACTGAGCTGCACCTATCTGGAGGTTCTCCGTGGTTTTGGCGGGCGCTGGCTCCGTGACGGCTCACCTGCACTCGACAGCCCGGAGGCGATTGCAGCCAGCCAATGGCTCCGCAGCCTCGTCAATCGCGGGGTCACACCTCCCTCGGTGGCCAACATGGCCGAACCAGAAGCACTTCAGGCCTTTGAAAGTGGCGACGCCGCCTTCATGCGCAACTGGCCCTATGCCTGGGCCGAACTGAACAAGCCGGGCTCAATGCTGGCCGGAAAGGTCGGGATCACCACCATGGTGAGCCTGCCCGGTGAACCCCACGTGGCGACCCAGGGCAGCTGGGGGCTGGCCGTGCTCTCGGGTTCGAACCACAAGCAAGCGGCCGTTGAAGCCCTGCAGTTTTTGACCAGCACAGCAGCCCAAAAAGAGCTCAACCTGAATTGGGGGTATACGCCGACGCGCCTGAGTGTCTTTGAAGACCCTGAGCTAATCAGCGCCAATCCAGTCCTGCCGGAGTTGCAAGCGGCCCTGGCTGCTGCGGTGCTCAGGCCGGTGACCCCGATCTACGCCCAGCTCAGTGACCTGCTCTACCGCGAGGTCAACACGGTGATCGCTGGGGAGATTGCTGCCGCACCAGCCATGGAGACCCTGCAGCGCAACAGCGTTCAACTGGAGCGCTCCACGGGAGGAGTGCAGTAA
- a CDS encoding carbohydrate ABC transporter permease, translating into MFRSRQQLWLMLPALAALTLIFVLPIAHYLWLSVHTQTVLTELKPIPAGAAQWIRLWNDSRFWQDAWQTLRFAGFSVTTEMVLGLAIALLLNQPLRGKSSLRLISLLPWALPTTVMALGWRWIFNDPYGPINQALHWIGVAPVAFLANPSITWMATVWADTWKTTPFVALLLLAGLQNIPRDLYEAAQLEGASAWQSLWRITIPLLTPYLLIALVFRLAQALGVFDLVQVLTGGGPAGSTESLALYAYLNAMRFLDFGYSATVMLGAFAGLIVLCSGLAGLWWFTSSRLSIKGGEP; encoded by the coding sequence ATGTTCCGCTCACGCCAACAGCTGTGGCTGATGCTTCCGGCCCTGGCCGCGCTAACGCTGATCTTCGTCCTGCCCATCGCTCACTACCTCTGGTTGAGCGTTCACACCCAGACGGTGTTGACCGAGTTGAAGCCCATCCCGGCAGGGGCTGCCCAATGGATCCGGCTCTGGAACGACAGTCGCTTTTGGCAGGACGCCTGGCAGACCCTTCGCTTTGCGGGGTTCTCCGTGACGACGGAAATGGTCCTGGGGCTCGCCATCGCCCTGCTGCTGAACCAGCCCCTACGCGGCAAGAGCAGCTTGCGGCTGATCAGCCTCCTGCCCTGGGCGCTGCCGACAACTGTTATGGCCCTGGGCTGGCGCTGGATCTTTAACGATCCCTATGGCCCGATCAACCAAGCCCTGCATTGGATCGGAGTGGCTCCCGTCGCCTTTCTGGCCAACCCCTCCATCACCTGGATGGCGACGGTCTGGGCTGACACCTGGAAGACCACTCCGTTCGTGGCGTTACTTCTATTGGCCGGTCTGCAGAACATTCCGCGTGATCTCTATGAGGCGGCGCAATTAGAGGGGGCGTCGGCCTGGCAGTCCCTCTGGCGGATCACCATTCCGCTGTTGACCCCCTATCTACTCATCGCCCTGGTCTTCCGCTTGGCCCAGGCGCTGGGGGTCTTTGATCTGGTGCAAGTACTGACCGGTGGTGGCCCCGCAGGCAGTACGGAAAGCCTCGCCCTCTACGCCTATCTCAATGCGATGCGCTTCCTGGACTTTGGCTACAGCGCCACCGTGATGCTGGGTGCCTTTGCGGGACTGATTGTGCTCTGCTCTGGCCTGGCGGGTCTCTGGTGGTTCACAAGCAGCCGCCTATCGATCAAGGGAGGGGAGCCCTAA
- a CDS encoding carbohydrate ABC transporter permease, producing the protein MARLVLLVWSLGPMLWQLYTSFRPSAALTGAGGGGWTLAHYQQLLNGNPPFLTYLLNSAIVGFSSTLLTLLLAIPCAYALSRMQAHRARHISVLVAAAAAFPAVLLFLALLQVARDFHLANNLLALSLPYAGLCLPLAILLLQAAFRDIPVELEEAALMEGMNLWQRLRWVLLPLMAPAISSAALLIFIFCWNEYPIALTWLSQSDLLTLAPAIARIAGSSIFTVPYGAFAAATVLGSAPLLLIMLLFQRQIISGLTQGAIKG; encoded by the coding sequence ATGGCACGCCTGGTCCTCCTGGTCTGGAGCCTCGGGCCGATGCTCTGGCAGCTCTACACCTCCTTCAGGCCAAGCGCAGCCCTAACCGGGGCTGGCGGTGGCGGCTGGACCCTCGCGCACTACCAGCAGCTCCTCAACGGAAATCCACCGTTTCTGACCTATCTGCTCAACAGCGCGATCGTCGGCTTCAGCAGCACGTTGTTGACCCTGCTCTTGGCCATCCCCTGCGCCTACGCCCTCAGCCGGATGCAGGCCCACCGGGCTCGCCATATCAGCGTCTTGGTGGCGGCTGCCGCTGCCTTCCCCGCGGTACTGCTGTTTTTAGCCCTACTGCAGGTGGCGCGCGACTTTCATCTGGCGAACAACCTTCTGGCCCTGAGCCTTCCCTACGCCGGCCTGTGTTTGCCGCTGGCCATCCTTCTGCTGCAGGCCGCTTTCCGCGATATCCCTGTGGAGTTAGAGGAGGCGGCCCTGATGGAGGGCATGAACCTTTGGCAGCGCCTGCGCTGGGTGCTTCTGCCTCTGATGGCTCCGGCCATCTCCTCGGCAGCACTGTTGATCTTCATCTTCTGCTGGAACGAGTATCCGATCGCCCTGACCTGGTTGAGTCAGTCCGACCTGCTCACCCTCGCCCCAGCGATTGCGCGTATCGCCGGCTCCTCGATTTTCACCGTTCCCTATGGAGCCTTTGCAGCCGCCACCGTTCTAGGTAGCGCGCCATTGCTGCTGATCATGTTGCTGTTCCAACGGCAGATCATCAGTGGCCTCACCCAAGGGGCCATCAAGGGCTAG
- a CDS encoding ABC transporter ATP-binding protein, which yields MTASSSARTGLVLNQLSRRVGQQTLLQNLNLEVAPGEILALLGPSGCGKSTTLRCIAGLDQVSSGRIELAGETITALPPAQRNVAMVFQSYALYPHLSVAKNLSLGLELRRVPRAEIDGEVQRVLALLQLDGCRDRKPAELSGGQRQRVALARALLRKPALFLLDEPMSNLDAQLREELRGELRGILHSTGAPVVYVTHDQHEAMGLADRIAVLKAGDLQQVGSATELYQDPENQFVASFLGSPSINLLPLHPGELVGLRPEHLAVAEAGAPQDEQEVAVEAQRQHLEWLGDRVISHWRVRDTSVKVLSDAQSVSAKLAQANDRPLQLRWRREHELHFEQATGRRIR from the coding sequence ATGACCGCCTCCAGCTCTGCTCGCACAGGTCTTGTTCTCAACCAGCTCTCTCGCAGGGTGGGACAGCAGACCCTGCTGCAGAACCTCAACCTGGAGGTGGCTCCCGGGGAAATTCTGGCTCTGCTGGGGCCCAGTGGTTGCGGGAAAAGCACCACCCTGCGTTGTATCGCAGGCCTCGATCAGGTCAGCAGCGGCAGGATTGAACTGGCTGGAGAGACCATCACAGCCCTTCCACCGGCTCAGCGGAACGTGGCGATGGTGTTCCAGAGCTACGCCCTCTATCCCCACCTCAGCGTGGCTAAAAACCTCAGCCTGGGACTGGAACTCAGGCGAGTTCCCCGTGCGGAGATCGACGGAGAGGTCCAGCGGGTCTTGGCCCTGCTCCAACTCGATGGCTGCCGGGATCGAAAGCCAGCCGAACTCTCCGGAGGACAGCGCCAGCGGGTCGCCCTCGCTCGGGCGCTCCTACGCAAGCCCGCCCTGTTTCTGCTGGACGAGCCCATGAGCAACCTCGATGCCCAGCTCAGGGAAGAGCTGCGCGGCGAACTGCGCGGGATCTTGCACAGCACTGGAGCGCCGGTGGTTTACGTCACCCATGACCAACACGAAGCGATGGGCCTGGCGGACCGCATCGCGGTTCTGAAGGCGGGGGATCTGCAGCAGGTGGGATCAGCCACAGAGCTCTACCAAGACCCAGAGAACCAATTCGTCGCCAGTTTTCTGGGGAGCCCTTCGATCAACCTCTTGCCGCTTCACCCCGGTGAACTCGTCGGTCTGCGGCCCGAGCATTTAGCGGTGGCTGAGGCCGGGGCCCCACAGGACGAACAGGAGGTCGCCGTGGAGGCGCAACGGCAGCATTTGGAGTGGCTTGGCGATCGCGTCATCAGCCACTGGAGAGTGCGGGACACCAGTGTGAAGGTGCTCTCCGATGCCCAAAGCGTCAGCGCGAAGCTGGCGCAAGCCAACGATCGGCCCCTTCAGCTGCGCTGGAGGCGGGAACATGAACTCCACTTCGAGCAGGCCACTGGCCGCCGAATCCGCTGA
- the stpA gene encoding glucosylglycerol 3-phosphatase, with product MARLSLIELKQQISADPNVLIIQDLDGVCMPLVRDPLTRVLPVAYIQAVAKLGHRFRVLTNGEHSSTRGVNRLVESALAPGRDPAAEGLYLPGLAAGGVQSQTRHGLISHPGVTPAELQFLKAVPTLLNRRVGQIIRQITPDAKEEEQERLAQAAVLDNELSPTLNLNVLFAGLCPEVEEQRQLQRLSLGLLQNIEKQAQEQGLADSFFVHLAPNLGQHKGQEQLKWASPEHRGTSDFQFMLRGAVKEAGLLVLLNQHIERTTGKAPLGADFNVRSAPRTAEGLLALAEDCIAPESMPTLIGIADTITSEWVVEGDQAGWRRGGSDRGFLTLLQQIGQTFETPNRVVLIDSSGGELDRPSLQDPELKGLSDPEDPLRLDVLVPGGPEAYVEWFVDLADNVF from the coding sequence ATGGCGCGTCTCTCCCTGATCGAACTGAAGCAGCAGATCAGCGCCGACCCGAACGTACTGATCATTCAGGATCTCGACGGTGTCTGTATGCCGCTGGTGCGCGATCCGTTAACCCGGGTCCTACCGGTGGCGTACATCCAGGCAGTCGCCAAGCTGGGGCATCGATTTCGCGTCCTCACCAACGGCGAGCACAGCAGCACCCGCGGCGTGAATCGACTCGTTGAAAGCGCCCTAGCGCCAGGACGAGATCCGGCCGCTGAGGGTTTGTATCTTCCAGGCTTGGCGGCGGGCGGGGTGCAATCCCAAACCCGCCATGGCTTGATCAGCCATCCGGGAGTCACGCCAGCGGAACTCCAGTTTCTGAAGGCCGTCCCCACGCTGCTCAACCGAAGGGTGGGGCAGATCATTCGCCAGATCACTCCGGATGCCAAAGAGGAAGAACAGGAGCGTCTTGCCCAGGCCGCCGTGCTGGATAACGAACTCTCGCCAACACTGAACCTCAATGTTCTTTTTGCTGGCCTGTGCCCGGAAGTCGAAGAACAACGTCAGTTACAGCGGCTCAGCCTCGGATTGCTCCAGAACATCGAGAAGCAAGCGCAGGAGCAGGGGCTGGCCGATTCGTTTTTCGTGCACCTGGCACCCAACCTGGGCCAGCACAAGGGACAAGAACAACTGAAGTGGGCCAGCCCTGAGCACCGCGGGACCAGCGACTTCCAATTCATGCTCCGCGGCGCTGTCAAGGAAGCGGGCCTCTTGGTGCTCCTCAACCAGCACATCGAACGGACCACGGGCAAAGCTCCCCTCGGCGCGGACTTCAACGTGCGCTCCGCCCCAAGAACAGCGGAGGGGCTGCTGGCGTTGGCAGAGGACTGCATCGCCCCAGAAAGCATGCCCACGTTGATCGGCATTGCCGACACGATCACGTCTGAGTGGGTCGTGGAGGGCGACCAAGCCGGTTGGCGCCGTGGGGGCAGCGACCGTGGCTTTTTGACGTTGTTGCAGCAGATCGGACAGACCTTTGAAACCCCTAATCGAGTGGTCTTGATCGACAGCAGTGGAGGGGAACTGGATCGCCCCAGCCTCCAAGATCCAGAGCTCAAAGGTCTGAGTGATCCGGAGGATCCCTTGCGGCTGGATGTGCTTGTTCCGGGGGGGCCAGAGGCCTATGTGGAGTGGTTTGTTGATTTGGCAGACAACGTCTTTTAA
- a CDS encoding alpha-amylase family glycosyl hydrolase, translated as MPEGASRTQTWPPAPGQHPWWDGAVIYQLIPRCYSDSDGDGIGDFGGLTKRLGYLRWLGVDAIWMTPIYPSPLRDGGYDITDFTDIHPELGDLDAFHRLIEAAHAHGIRVVIDLVLNHTSQLHPWFQRARFAERGSPDRDFYVWRDDPDGYSDAPVLFRHFEDSNWSWDPIAQQYYLHRFLHHQPDLNYDNPAVQEAVLQVVDFWLARGIDGFRLDAIPFLFEREGTRCEGLPETHAFLKTLRQRVDAFCEANPGRDVLLLAEAIQPVKEAMPYLEDGELHAAFNFALTAHLFASVAHGETKALNRFLQEISSLDCGRSWALPLRNHDELWLGDGHLVPDEVIHWVRHGLPAAHGHWLNWGINRRLAPLLNGDPRPNMALHALLYSLPGMPCVYYGDELGMGDWPGLRDRDPNRTPMAWSPDRNGGFSSAPDPLLVLPPITAPGYDYRVINVEVQKSLKGSLLNWHRHMLVSRKLLPALKHGDFEPLPSHHPSVVSFIRRCEAMTVLVAVNLSGTGASTEIDLSRWEGERIRELLWGCEFPEASSEWFVYLQAYGFGWWLIGDMELASNSDSAAGVSRSASA; from the coding sequence ATGCCAGAGGGGGCCAGCAGGACACAAACCTGGCCTCCAGCTCCGGGACAACATCCCTGGTGGGATGGAGCGGTGATCTACCAGCTGATCCCCCGTTGCTACAGCGATTCCGATGGGGATGGCATCGGTGATTTCGGGGGCCTAACCAAGCGTCTGGGCTATCTGCGTTGGCTCGGGGTGGATGCGATCTGGATGACCCCGATCTATCCCTCGCCGCTCAGGGACGGTGGCTACGACATCACAGACTTCACCGACATCCACCCGGAGCTCGGGGATCTCGATGCCTTTCACCGCCTGATCGAAGCGGCCCATGCCCATGGGATCCGGGTGGTGATCGACCTGGTGTTGAACCACACCAGTCAGTTGCATCCCTGGTTTCAACGGGCCCGCTTTGCGGAGCGGGGCAGTCCAGACCGTGACTTTTATGTCTGGAGGGATGACCCGGACGGCTATAGCGATGCCCCAGTCCTCTTTCGACACTTCGAGGACTCCAATTGGTCCTGGGATCCGATAGCGCAGCAGTACTACCTGCATCGCTTTCTGCATCACCAACCTGATCTCAACTACGACAACCCAGCCGTCCAGGAGGCGGTACTCCAGGTCGTTGATTTCTGGTTGGCACGCGGCATTGATGGATTTCGCCTCGACGCCATTCCGTTTTTGTTTGAGCGCGAGGGGACCCGGTGTGAAGGACTACCGGAAACCCATGCCTTCTTGAAGACCCTGCGTCAACGCGTCGATGCCTTTTGCGAGGCCAACCCCGGTCGAGACGTTCTGCTCCTGGCAGAAGCGATTCAGCCGGTCAAAGAAGCCATGCCCTACCTGGAGGATGGAGAGCTGCACGCGGCCTTCAACTTTGCCTTGACGGCCCATCTCTTCGCCTCGGTCGCCCATGGGGAGACCAAGGCCCTGAATCGCTTCCTTCAGGAGATCAGCAGCCTGGACTGCGGCCGCAGTTGGGCTCTACCGCTGCGAAATCACGATGAGCTCTGGCTGGGCGATGGCCACCTGGTGCCTGACGAGGTCATTCACTGGGTGCGTCATGGTCTGCCTGCTGCCCATGGCCATTGGCTGAACTGGGGAATCAATCGACGACTGGCACCGCTCTTAAACGGAGATCCCAGACCCAACATGGCCCTTCATGCCCTGCTTTACAGCTTGCCGGGCATGCCCTGCGTCTATTACGGCGATGAACTCGGGATGGGGGATTGGCCGGGACTGAGGGACCGTGACCCCAACCGAACGCCCATGGCCTGGAGCCCGGATCGCAATGGCGGTTTTTCCAGTGCTCCAGATCCCCTGCTGGTGCTGCCGCCCATCACCGCACCTGGATACGACTACCGCGTGATCAATGTTGAAGTTCAAAAGTCTCTAAAGGGGTCGCTTTTGAACTGGCATCGGCATATGCTGGTCAGCCGAAAACTGCTGCCTGCTCTGAAGCACGGCGACTTTGAACCCCTGCCGAGCCATCACCCGAGCGTCGTCAGCTTCATTCGCCGCTGCGAAGCCATGACCGTGCTCGTTGCGGTCAATCTCAGTGGTACGGGCGCATCCACCGAAATCGATCTGAGCCGATGGGAAGGAGAGCGGATTCGGGAGCTGCTCTGGGGCTGTGAATTCCCAGAGGCCAGCTCCGAATGGTTTGTCTACCTCCAGGCCTATGGCTTTGGCTGGTGGCTGATCGGCGACATGGAACTGGCGAGCAACAGCGACTCGGCCGCTGGAGTCAGTCGCTCCGCTTCCGCCTGA